From Paenibacillus graminis:
CTAAGTGTTCGCCCGTATTTTACGGACATAAAGAAGGGTTGCTCCATGGCTAACGATATACGCATTTGCGACGAGTGCAATCATATCAAGATGAAAAGTATCCTCCCCAAGCTGCGCAAGATGGCGCCTGACGCCGAGATCAAGACCGGATGCATCTCCTATTGCGGACCTTGCGGCAAACGGCCGTTTGTCTATATCAACGGCCGGTACGTCAGCGGCCCGACAGAAGACGAGGTGCTGGCTAAGGCCGAAGCTTTTGTCAAACGGCCGGTTGCTAAGGAATAGGGCATTGGGTTTAGCAGGGCCTCCGCTAAGTAAGCGGAGGTTTTTTGTATCCCTAGGGTGCCGCGCGGCGGTATGAATCAATTGCACTTTCTGCAGTTGTTTATCCTGGTGCGCCAGGCTGGGGCTTCGCTGAGGCCCATGGTATAATAGGAATGTTCTCAACATCAGAAGATACATAGGAGGGAATGTAGCACAATGAAGCATATTGCTGATGTAACGATTCTGAACAACGGGATAGCCATGCCCCGGTTTGGACTGGGCACCTACAAAGCCGAGGGGGAAGAGGTAGCGAGTGCTGTAGCAACTGCGCTGGAGCTGGGTTACCGGAGTATTGATACCGCTGCGGTATATGGCAACGAGGAAGAGGTGGGACGCTCGATTGCCGCCAGCGGCATCAAGCGGGACAGCCTGTTCGTGACAACGAAGGTATGGAACTCGGATCAGGGCTACGATGAGACACTAAGAGCTTTCGAAACCAGCAGCAAGAAGCTGGGCCTGGACGTTATTGATCTCTATCTCATCCACTGGCCGGGCACGGATAAATATAAAGCTACCTGGCGCGCACTGGAAAGGCTCTATGCTGAAGGACGCGTACGCGCTATTGGTGTCAGCAATTTTCAGATTCACCATCTGGAGGAATTGCGGAAGGACAGCGAAACTGTGCCTGCCGTGAATCAGGTGGAGCTGCATCCGCGTTTTATCCAGAAAGAGCTGCATGACTACTGCGCCAGCCGCCAGATTCAGATCGAAGCCTGGGCTCCGCTGATGAAGGGCAGGCTGCAGGACAACGAGCTGCTGCAGGGGATTGCTGGCAAGCATGGGAAGACGGTATCCCAGGTGATTTTACGTTGGGGGCTGCAGAACGGGATTGTGATCATCCCGAAATCCGTAACCGCCTCGAGAATTAAGGAAAACAGCGAAATCTTTGATTTCGAGCTGTCGGCGGAAGAGCTGGCTGCCATCAGCGGACTGGATGCCAGTGAGCGGATTGGTTCTGATCCGGACAAGTTATTGTTTTAGTTCAATACGTATATTTCACAAAGTCTCCCTGAATGCTTACGCTCAGGGAGACTTTTCATGCTGCCGGACAGGCAAAGAGATATGAAAGGCAGTTCCTTTGGATACTTCGCTTTCTACGGTCAGGAAGCCGCCGTGCGCGAGGATCAGTTTTTTCACAATAGCCATGCCGAGTCCTGTCCCCAGGTTCGGAGAGCCGTCTTTTGCTCCGCGGTAATATTTTTGGAACAGATTCTTCAGTGTATCTTCGTTCATTCCGGTGCC
This genomic window contains:
- a CDS encoding DUF1450 domain-containing protein, translating into MANDIRICDECNHIKMKSILPKLRKMAPDAEIKTGCISYCGPCGKRPFVYINGRYVSGPTEDEVLAKAEAFVKRPVAKE
- a CDS encoding aldo/keto reductase, coding for MKHIADVTILNNGIAMPRFGLGTYKAEGEEVASAVATALELGYRSIDTAAVYGNEEEVGRSIAASGIKRDSLFVTTKVWNSDQGYDETLRAFETSSKKLGLDVIDLYLIHWPGTDKYKATWRALERLYAEGRVRAIGVSNFQIHHLEELRKDSETVPAVNQVELHPRFIQKELHDYCASRQIQIEAWAPLMKGRLQDNELLQGIAGKHGKTVSQVILRWGLQNGIVIIPKSVTASRIKENSEIFDFELSAEELAAISGLDASERIGSDPDKLLF